The following coding sequences are from one Mugil cephalus isolate CIBA_MC_2020 chromosome 9, CIBA_Mcephalus_1.1, whole genome shotgun sequence window:
- the bcl7bb gene encoding B-cell CLL/lymphoma 7 protein family member B-B, with protein sequence MNHNTIKMSGRSGRAETRSRAKDDIKKVLAAIEKVRKWEKKWVTVGDTSLRIFKWVPVTETKQIYRTKSTGGDVRGLKDVVLENTNSLLDFTDENSNQSFLSDVYQPKMDNSSSTSSSQQVSPPHTSSLRTEDSQPPMLGQESVDEPVHSGQEAADEPPTLIKEDLLSSGSVRRSTPDTQEELDESGAPPLKKICTGENAVLR encoded by the exons ATGAATCATAACACCATCAAGATGTCGGGACGATCAGGCCGCGCTGAGACCCGAAGTCGGGCTAAAGATGACATTAAAAAGGTGCTGGCCGCCATCGAGAAAGTGCGCAAATG GGAGAAGAAATGGGTAACAGTTGGAGACACATCCTTACGCATATTCAAGTGGGTGCCAGTAACAGAAACTAAGCAG ATATATCGCACCAAATCCACAGGTGGAGATGTTAGAGGGTTGAAAGATGTGgtcctggaaaacacaaactctTTATTGGATTTCACCG ATGAAAACAGCAACCAGAGCTTTCTGTCGGACGTATACCAGCCTAAAAtggacaacagcagcagcacctccaGCTCGCAGCAAGTCAGCCCTCCACATACCTCCAGCCTCCGGACTGAAGACTCCCAGCCGCCAATGCTTGGCCAGGAGAGTGTAGATG AGCCAGTTCATTCAGGACAGGAGGCGGCAGATGAGCCACCTACTCTCATCAAGGAGGACCTTCTGTCATCAGGATCTGTTAGGCGGAGCACTCCAGACACACag GAAGAACTGGATGAATCAGGAGCACCTCCTTTAAAGAAGATCTGCACAGGAGAAAATGCTGTTCTGAGATAg